Genomic DNA from Frondihabitans sp. PAMC 28766:
GCCCTCATGCGGGTCGACGAGGCGATGGCCGGTCTCGCGCCGCTCTACGGCATGCACGTCGATGCCACAGCCCCCCGCACCGACCTGGTCGAGCGGCGGGCCCACATCACGGCCGGCCACGTGCGTCGGCGGTTCCCCGCGGCCTGAGACGACCGATCCTGATCCTGCGCCATTTTCATGCGAATGCATGGTTTCGGGAATGAGGCGCTGAGGCGCACGGTTGAGACGCTCATGAAGCGCATCGGATTCTTGTCGTTCGGGCACTACCAACCCGTTCCCGGGTCGAAGACCCGCACCGCTCGCGACGTGCTGACGCAGACCATCGAGCTGGCCGTCGCCGCCGAAGAGATCGGCATCGACAACGCCTCCGTGCGCGTGCACCACTTCGCCCGCCAGTTGGCCTCGCCCTTCCCCTTGCTGGCGGCCATGGCCGCGCGCACTTCACGGATCGAGCTCGGCACCGGTGTCATCGACATGCGCTACGAGAACCCGCTCTACATGGCCGAAGAGGCCGCGGCGACCGACCTCATCAGCGACTCGCGGCTGCAACTCGGCGTGAGCCGGGGGTCACCCGAGACGGCGCTGGCAGGATACGAGTCGTTCGGCTACGTCCCCGCCGAGGGCCAGACGGATGCCGACATGGCCCGGCAGCACGCGGGGGTCTTCCTGCGCGCAATCGAGGGAGCGGGCGTCGCGCACGCCAACCCCGAGATGACCGGCGGCCAGACGGGCGGGCTGTCGATCATGCCGCAGTCGGAGACGCTGCGCGAGCGGATCTGGTGGGGCTCGGGCACCCGCTCGACCGCGAAGTGGGCGGCCGAGATGGGCATGAACCTGCAGTCGTCGACCCTGCTCACCGAAGACACCGGCGAGTCTTTCGGCGACCTGCAGGCGTCGCAGATCGAGATCTATCGCGACGCGTGGAAGGCCGCGGGGTGGGAGCGCGAGCCGCGCGTGTCGGTGAGCCGCAGCATCCTGCCGATCACGACCGACATCGACCGGATGTACTTCGGCGGGCGCCAAGACGACGCCGAAGACCAGGTCGGCTACATCGGCGGCGAACTCGCGCGCTTCGGCAAGAGCTACGCCGGCGAGCCCGACGAGATCGCCGGCGCGCTCGTGCAAGA
This window encodes:
- a CDS encoding LLM class flavin-dependent oxidoreductase; amino-acid sequence: MKRIGFLSFGHYQPVPGSKTRTARDVLTQTIELAVAAEEIGIDNASVRVHHFARQLASPFPLLAAMAARTSRIELGTGVIDMRYENPLYMAEEAAATDLISDSRLQLGVSRGSPETALAGYESFGYVPAEGQTDADMARQHAGVFLRAIEGAGVAHANPEMTGGQTGGLSIMPQSETLRERIWWGSGTRSTAKWAAEMGMNLQSSTLLTEDTGESFGDLQASQIEIYRDAWKAAGWEREPRVSVSRSILPITTDIDRMYFGGRQDDAEDQVGYIGGELARFGKSYAGEPDEIAGALVQDAAVMSADTLLLTVPNQLGVDYNARLLETVAEHIAPAIGWSRALV